GGCTGAACACGCCTCAAAAGAGTGTTCACGTCCTTGGTCTTTTAGCCAAGCAGCCCTTACATACTGATTTCTGCCCAATTCGATGTTAACCGCCATGTCGGCAAGCTTGAACTGTATAGCTTGATGTTTAAAAATGGGCTGGCCAAACTGTACACGGTCTTTTGCGTAGCTTAAGGCAGCGTCCAGACATGCTTGGGCTAGGCCGACCGCTGCCGCTGCTACCCCTATTCTACCTGTCTGGAGAACGGCCAAGTGTTGAGCAAATCCACGGGTAGGGTCACCCAAAAGGTTGTCCCTGGGGATTATGCAATTGTCTAGTATTACTTCATGGGTAGGAGATGAGTTCCATGCCAGTTTCCGATACTTTTTACCTAGTTTGAATCCCGGGGAATCTTTTGGAACTATGAATGTAGATATGGTGTCTCCATTTTGATTCCTGCCGGTTTTCGCTGCTACTAAAAGAACAGATGAGTTATCAAACCCTATATTAGTAATAAACTGTTTGGTCCCATTTATTACCCACTCGTCACCTATTAGAGTTGCTGTGGTTCTCAGAGCAGCGGCGTCTGACCCTGAATCTGGCTCAGTCAGACCGAAGGCCCCAATCACTTTTCCCTCAGCGATAGGCGTCAACCAGGTCTTTTTCTGTTCATCCGTACCAAAGACAAAGATCTCCTGCCCCACAACAGACGTAGTGATATCCAAAAGACCACCTAGGGTGACATCTCCTCGCGCGATCTCCTCGATGCAAATAGAAGTTCCTACCCAATCACCACCACTACCACCGTATTCTTCAGGAAACGGGATGCCCATCATCCCTAATTTCGCCATTTGATCTATAATGTCGTACGGGTATTCCCCCGTTCGTTCCATATGTTCGGCACGAGGAGCTATGACTTCCCTGGCAAATTCGCGTGCGGTGTCACGTATCATCTTGTGTTCATCGGTCAAATCAAGATCCATTTATTTGTTCTCCTCAAAGTGAGCAGAAATTATTATTTGTGACCTGTTAGCACTGTCACCCCTGCTCATATTAGTTTACTTGCCCGCCATTCGTACGGACGCGTCCAATCTGATGTTCGTGCCATTCAGATAAGGGTTCTCGATAATATGTTTAGCCAGCATAGAAAATTCATCCGGTTTACCGAAACGCCGCGGGAAGGGGATCATAGATGTCAGTGATTCCTTGACTTTTTCCGGCAAACCACCTGCCATTGGAGTTTCAAAAATGCCAGGAACGATGGTCAAGACACGAACTCCGAATTCAGCAAATTCACGAGCCGCAGGAAGAGTCATTCCGGCTACCGCCGCCTTAGAGGCGCTATACGCTGTTTGACCGATTTGACCTTCAAACGCCGCTATGGAGGCCGTATTAATGATTACCCCTCTCTCGTTGTCCTCGCTGGGAGAATTTTGAACCATTTTTTCCGCCACAAATCTCATCACGTTAAAAGTGCCAATCAAGTTGATATCTAATACTCGAGTAAAATGGTCCAAAGGCATGAGTCCTTTTTTGCTGAGTATTTTCTCGGCGACACCAATTCCGGCGCAATTAATTGCTATATGTATAGCGCCGAAGGATGACACTACTTTTTCAACGGCGTCTCTCACAGACTGTTCATTTGACACGTTCGTCTTACAAAAAATGACGCTTGGTTCAAGTTCTGAAGAAATCGCTTTACCCCTATCCTCATCCAAATCCAAAACTGCTACATTTGCTCCTTCTTTGACCAAAGCTCGGACACAAGCTTCTCCGAGACCCGACGCTCCTCCTGTGACCACGGCCACGTGCCCAGCTATTTCCATGGTTCTTTCCTCCTGATGCCAGGGCAACAGCCCTGGAAGATGACAAGCTTAGTTTCGCTACAATGAAAAAGAGAGATGCCACTTAGGAACCTTCTATGACGATCAAAGGCCCATGATCCGAGACATCGCCTCTCACTGACTCTGTAAAGCCCACATGACAAGGGCCCTTCACTACGAGAGCCGCAAGGCCGCCATACGTTCGTTCAGACCTACCGCCATGCAGCGATGTTGCTTGTTCAAAAACGAAACTCTATTAGATCTAAATTACACTTCACGTAATGCCAAGTGGAGAATCCACGGCATGGGTTCCCATGTGGACCCGCAAGATTTTATCTTATGTCTCAACCCGTCGTTGCTCTTCGTCTTTGAGTTCCCTACGTAGAACCTTACCCACTTTGGATTTCGGCAACATATCTCTGAACTCGATATACTCTGGTATTTTGTATGGAGCGAGTCTGTTGCGACACCACTTTGTCAGGTCATATCCGGTAATCCCTTTGACATCATCCTTCAAAACGACAAACGCTTTGATTCTCTCTCCGACCTTTTTATCTGGAATACCAACCACGCAAGAGGCTAGTACGACGGGGTTTGTCTGTAACGCCGCTTCGATTTCCGACGCGGCTATCCTGTAACCCTTGTGCTTGATCATGTCGACGGACCTGTCCATGAAATAAACCCAGTTGTTCTCGTCAATTCTAACCATGTCCTTTGTTCGGTACCATAGCTGTCCGTCAAGGTTCACAAAGCATCGCTCGGTTTCGTCAGGTTTGTTCCAATAGCTGGTAACCATATATTCAGAGGCTACAAGCAACTCCCCACCTGCATCCAATGGCGCCGGCTCCAAAGAAATTGGATCGACCAATTTAATTTTTTTACCTGGCAGTAATTTCCCACAACTCCCTTCGGGAGCTTCTTCATTCGCAGGAGTTAATGCTACCCCAGCGCACGTTTCAGTGGCCCCGTATCCTTGTGAAATTTTTACACCACTTCTTTGTCTCCACTTCTTCTCTATTTCAGAAGCTAGAACGTCACCTGCGCAGAAACAGTATTTCAACGAACTTATGTCGTAGCGCTCTGATCGTTTATGTTCCAGTATCATTCTGTAGAGCTGGGGTACCCCAAAGAGGGATGTGGCTCTATACATCTGAATATGGTCCAACATGCCATCTAGCTGAACTCTCGGTAATAGTACGCAGGTGTCACCTGTCAAAATTCCACCGATGGCGAGGACTTGGCCAAGCGCATGAAATAATGGGGCTCCCGAGATTAATATGTCTTCACCAAGTGGTATTACAGTTTCACTCATGGATCTCTGCATCAGGCAGCTACTGAGAAGATTTTGGTTTGAAAAGGGCACACCTTTTGGGTATCCCGTGGTTCCGCCCGTATAGAGCATTTCCACCATGTCCTCACCATTAACTGCGAAATTCTCATAGGGAGGTAATGAAGAAGAGCGCTGGATGAGCTTCTTGAAGGAAAAATTCGATCCGGCAAGAGTGTATCTACCCTCTGGGACCGTGTTGAACGCCCTTCCCAAGAGTCTCTTCCACATAGGAAGCAGATCCACGAGGTTGGTCACAATTATCCTTTTCAATTTTGTTTGCTCAGATATCTCCTCCACGTAGCCGAAATTAGTG
This DNA window, taken from Desulfomonilaceae bacterium, encodes the following:
- a CDS encoding acyl-CoA dehydrogenase family protein; this translates as MDLDLTDEHKMIRDTAREFAREVIAPRAEHMERTGEYPYDIIDQMAKLGMMGIPFPEEYGGSGGDWVGTSICIEEIARGDVTLGGLLDITTSVVGQEIFVFGTDEQKKTWLTPIAEGKVIGAFGLTEPDSGSDAAALRTTATLIGDEWVINGTKQFITNIGFDNSSVLLVAAKTGRNQNGDTISTFIVPKDSPGFKLGKKYRKLAWNSSPTHEVILDNCIIPRDNLLGDPTRGFAQHLAVLQTGRIGVAAAAVGLAQACLDAALSYAKDRVQFGQPIFKHQAIQFKLADMAVNIELGRNQYVRAAWLKDQGREHSFEACSAKLFASEMLEKVASDALHIHGGYGFMEEYAVSRYYKSCKLLQIVEGTSEVQRMLIGRMLTN
- a CDS encoding AMP-binding protein, yielding MSRLGQNKTFNTVYGRFEETARNHGSRPAIAYLGTVWTYSMIHELIERFAASLYNMGLRKGDTAVLYLANTPQWLISWFGMLRIGVAPVPISPIYTPIDLIYLVNDSGAETIVCLDTNFGYVEEISEQTKLKRIIVTNLVDLLPMWKRLLGRAFNTVPEGRYTLAGSNFSFKKLIQRSSSLPPYENFAVNGEDMVEMLYTGGTTGYPKGVPFSNQNLLSSCLMQRSMSETVIPLGEDILISGAPLFHALGQVLAIGGILTGDTCVLLPRVQLDGMLDHIQMYRATSLFGVPQLYRMILEHKRSERYDISSLKYCFCAGDVLASEIEKKWRQRSGVKISQGYGATETCAGVALTPANEEAPEGSCGKLLPGKKIKLVDPISLEPAPLDAGGELLVASEYMVTSYWNKPDETERCFVNLDGQLWYRTKDMVRIDENNWVYFMDRSVDMIKHKGYRIAASEIEAALQTNPVVLASCVVGIPDKKVGERIKAFVVLKDDVKGITGYDLTKWCRNRLAPYKIPEYIEFRDMLPKSKVGKVLRRELKDEEQRRVET
- a CDS encoding 3-hydroxyacyl-CoA dehydrogenase; translated protein: MEIAGHVAVVTGGASGLGEACVRALVKEGANVAVLDLDEDRGKAISSELEPSVIFCKTNVSNEQSVRDAVEKVVSSFGAIHIAINCAGIGVAEKILSKKGLMPLDHFTRVLDINLIGTFNVMRFVAEKMVQNSPSEDNERGVIINTASIAAFEGQIGQTAYSASKAAVAGMTLPAAREFAEFGVRVLTIVPGIFETPMAGGLPEKVKESLTSMIPFPRRFGKPDEFSMLAKHIIENPYLNGTNIRLDASVRMAGK